One Spea bombifrons isolate aSpeBom1 chromosome 1, aSpeBom1.2.pri, whole genome shotgun sequence DNA window includes the following coding sequences:
- the RBMX2 gene encoding RNA-binding motif protein, X-linked 2 → MNPLTKIKLINELNAREASLGVKESVSWHKDYKDSAWIFIGGLPYELTEGDIICVFSQYGEVVNINLVRDKASGRSRGFCFICYEDQRSTVLAVDNFNGIKVKGRTIRVDHVANYRPPKDSDDIDDVTKLLREEGCGVRTPPRPPPSPPPSSEEEEEPRAKKRKKKKKRKDDKDKKSSKHKEKSEPGETAVHVKQERIDPSYDKYNTKESDCRATKDRPQELREDRDSRGLSRHSSYDRHRDSHRERDRHADGHRERDRYKESRPEYKRR, encoded by the coding sequence ATGAATCCGTTAACAAAAATCAAGTTGATCAACGAGCTGAATGCCCGCGAAGCGAGTCTGGGAGTGAAAGAGTCCGTGTCTTGGCACAAAGACTATAAGGACAGCGCCTGGATCTTTATCGGCGGACTGCCGTATGAGTTGACCGAAGGGGACATTATCTGTGTTTTCTCGCAGTATGGAGAGGTGGTGAATATTAACCTCGTCCGGGATAAGGCCTCGGGACGCTCTCGTGGCTTCTGCTTTATCTGTTACGAGGATCAGAGGAGTACTGTGCTGGCGGTGGATAACTTCAACGGCATCAAGGTAAAGGGCCGTACGATACGAGTGGATCATGTGGCCAACTACCGGCCCCCCAAAGACTCTGACGATATTGACGACGTGACTAAACTTCTCAGGGAGGAGGGCTGTGGGGTACGGACACCCCCACGTCCacccccatctccacccccatcctctgaggaggaagaggagccaAGGgctaagaaaagaaagaagaagaagaagagaaaagatgACAAGGATAAAAAGAGCAGCAAGCACAAGGAGAAGAGCGAGCCAGGGGAGACTGCTGTCCATGTCAAGCAAGAACGTATAGATCCATCGTATGATAAATACAATACTAAGGAGTCCGACTGCAGAGCGACAAAAGACAGACCCCAGGAGCTGAGAGAAGACAGAGACTCTAGGGGTCTTAGTAGGCACTCTTCCTACGACCGGCACAGAGACAGTCATAGAGAGAGAGACCGGCACGCAGACGgtcacagagagagagaccggTACAAAGAGTCTCGCCCAGAATACAAGAGGAGATAG